A genomic stretch from Glaciecola nitratireducens FR1064 includes:
- a CDS encoding DsbA family oxidoreductase, whose product MATELKIDIVSDVSCPWCIIGFKALQEALQKVAPDITASIEWQPFELNPQMPPEGQDITEHITQKYQISEQQAEQNRDVIKQRGLSVGYEFGNRGGGRIYNTFDAHRLLHWAKTQGKQTELKLALFDLYFKNSGDPSDHEQLLETAKSVGLDEAEAKKILESDLFVTDVRQLQQHYQSAGVQSVPAVIVNNKHLISGGQPAEVFQKALTQIAQEG is encoded by the coding sequence ATGGCGACTGAATTAAAAATAGATATTGTGTCTGACGTGTCTTGCCCTTGGTGCATTATTGGTTTTAAAGCACTGCAGGAAGCGTTGCAAAAAGTGGCGCCCGACATTACTGCAAGCATCGAATGGCAGCCTTTTGAACTGAATCCACAAATGCCGCCAGAAGGTCAGGATATTACCGAACATATCACTCAAAAATATCAAATTTCTGAACAGCAAGCTGAACAAAACAGAGATGTGATAAAGCAACGCGGTCTCAGCGTTGGTTACGAATTCGGAAATCGAGGCGGTGGTCGTATTTACAATACATTCGACGCTCACCGTTTGTTACATTGGGCTAAAACCCAAGGCAAACAAACAGAATTGAAGCTAGCTTTATTTGATTTGTACTTTAAGAATAGTGGAGATCCTAGTGACCATGAACAGCTTTTGGAAACGGCCAAAAGCGTTGGTTTGGATGAAGCAGAAGCCAAAAAAATACTGGAATCGGATCTGTTTGTCACTGATGTTCGCCAGCTGCAGCAACATTACCAAAGCGCTGGTGTGCAGTCGGTACCGGCTGTCATTGTAAACAATAAGCACCTAATAAGTGGCGGGCAACCGGCGGAAGTTTTTCAAAAGGCACTGACTCAAATTGCACAGGAAGGCTGA